A genomic segment from Panthera tigris isolate Pti1 chromosome A1, P.tigris_Pti1_mat1.1, whole genome shotgun sequence encodes:
- the CLK4 gene encoding dual specificity protein kinase CLK4 isoform X2: MDGIHVAVKIVKNVGRYREAARSEIQVLEHLNSTDPNSVFRCVQMLEWFDHHGHVCIVFELLGLSTYDFIKENSFLPFQIDHIRQMAYQICQSINFLHHNKLTHTDLKPENILFVKSDYVVKYNSKMKRDERTLKNTDIKVVDFGSATYDDEHHSTLVSTRHYRAPEVILALGWSQPCDVWSIGCILIEYYLGFTVFQTHDSKEHLAMMERILGPIPTHMIQKTRKRKYFHHNQLDWDEHSSAGRYVRRRCKPLKEFMLSHDEEHEKLFDLVRRMLEYDPVKRITLDEALQHPFFDLLKKK, translated from the exons GGATGGCATACATGTAGCAGTGAAAATTGTAAAAAATGTAGGTCGATACCGTGAAGCAGCTCGTTCAGAAATCCAAGTATTGGAGCATTTAAATAGTACCGATCCCAATAGCGTCTT CCGATGTGTCCAGATGCTAGAGTGGTTTGATCATCATGGTCATGTTTGTATTGTGTTTGAACTGCTGGGACTTAGTACCTAtgatttcattaaagaaaatagcTTTCTGCCATTTCAAATTGACCACATCAGGCAGATGGCATATCAGATCTGCCAGTCAATAAATT ttttGCATCATAATAAATTAACCCATACAGATTTGAagcctgaaaatattttatttgtgaagTCTGACTATGTAGtcaaatataattctaaaatg AAACGTGATGAACGCACGCTGAAAAACACAGATATCAAAGTTGTTGACTTTGGAAGTGCAACATACGATGATGAACATCATAGTACTTTGGTATCTACACGGCATTACAGAGCTCCAGAGGTCATTTTGG cttTGGGTTGGTCTCAACCTTGTGATGTGTGGAGCATAGGGTGCATTCTTATTGAATATTACCTTGGTTTCACAGTCTTCCAG ACTCATGATAGTAAAGAGCACCTGGCAATGATGGAACGAATATTAGGACCCATACCAACACACATGATTCAGAAAACAAG AAAACGCAAGTATTTTCACCATAACCAGCTAGATTGGGATGAACATAGTTCTGCTGGTAGATATGTTAGGAGACGCTGCAAACCattaaag GAATTTATGCTTTCTCATGACGAAGAACATGAGAAACTGTTTGACCTGGTACGAAGAATGTTAGAATATGATCCAGTGAAAAGAATTACCTTGGATGAAGCcttgcagcatcctttctttgacttattaaaaaagaaatga